The Candidatus Hydrogenedentota bacterium genome includes a window with the following:
- a CDS encoding cupin domain-containing protein, translating into MNSKAVAVPAGKDRFDENTQMVFGVFPLATKVSSKDTDGAVYIFEHAEMPKGGPPRHYHHHQDEWFYIVKGEFAFEVGDEKYRMGPGDSLLAPRKIAHVWANAGDTPGTLLIALNPAGTFEAFMHEATKLASPPSPEAAQQLFSAHGMEVVGPPLFVD; encoded by the coding sequence AATTCCAAGGCTGTAGCTGTACCTGCCGGAAAAGACCGTTTTGACGAAAACACGCAAATGGTTTTCGGCGTTTTTCCCCTTGCGACAAAGGTCTCGTCGAAAGATACTGACGGAGCCGTCTACATTTTTGAGCACGCCGAAATGCCCAAAGGTGGTCCGCCGCGCCATTACCACCACCATCAAGATGAATGGTTCTACATTGTCAAAGGCGAATTCGCTTTTGAGGTGGGCGACGAAAAGTACCGCATGGGTCCCGGCGACTCACTGCTGGCTCCGCGCAAAATCGCTCACGTGTGGGCCAACGCAGGAGATACACCGGGGACTCTCTTGATCGCGCTCAATCCAGCGGGAACGTTCGAGGCCTTCATGCATGAAGCCACAAAACTCGCGTCACCGCCGTCGCCCGAAGCCGCACAACAACTCTTCTCGGCACACGGCATGGAAGTCGTCGGACCGCCTCTTTTCGTTGATTGA